In Hyphomicrobiales bacterium, the sequence GTCTTCTCGCTTCAACGTGGGGGAAATCTTCCATCCCACAATTTCGGTAGCCTGCTCCGGGTCGAATTCGAGATTGCTAAGCTGCTTGCGAGCGGCATCGGCATCCGGCGCCTCGACGGTAACGAATGCGCGCCGGATCACAGTGATTTCAGCAGTGAACTTTGGCATGAAAAGCGGCCTTGGCGGATTGTAGCTTACCTAACGGCAACCGATGAGAGAAAGCTTAACGCGTCATCGTCCGAGTGAACGTTCTGGTGGCTCATAACGGTAGCGCCATGGTCGCTGCGAGACATTGACTGACGTCAAAGTGGTGGGACGCCTCACCCTTACTTTGCGCGGATCCGGCCATTGCCGCCTTGACTCCAACTTGGCTTTTGTTCCTATTTTGTTCTCATCGTGAGGACAAAAGTCATGACAGCGCAGCCAGCCGAGAACGACGACGATAAAGACGCAATCGAGTGGGAACTGATCGAGCTGATTGAGGAACACGGCAGCGAACGCGCAGCGCTCCGAGCGCTCCTGCATGATTTCCAGGTGCTGCTTGCCGATGCCGATAGAGCCGTCTCGCGAGGCTTCGTGCGCGGCGTGTTCTCGCA encodes:
- a CDS encoding conserved hypothetical protein (Evidence 4 : Unknown function but conserved in other organisms); translated protein: MTAQPAENDDDKDAIEWELIELIEEHGSERAALRALLHDFQVLLADADRAVSRGFVRGVFSQGAPPIREPEA
- a CDS encoding hypothetical protein (Evidence 5 : Unknown function), encoding MGRTHLCARGSGRGCVSPRLDGATPDPCGPATVRPCASCLWLTDRRSPLREHAAHEASRDGSIGIGKQHLEIMQERSERCAFAAVFLNQLDQFPLDCVFIVVVLGWLRCHDFCPHDENKIGTKAKLESRRQWPDPRKVRVRRPTTLTSVNVSQRPWRYRYEPPERSLGR
- a CDS encoding hypothetical protein (Evidence 5 : Unknown function); translation: MPKFTAEITVIRRAFVTVEAPDADAARKQLSNLEFDPEQATEIVGWKISPTLKREDESRPYGKAESGLDMYKREISKF